The genomic stretch TGTAGGCAATGTGCTCAGAAAACTTGCTATTGAGGCTAAAGTATGCGGGAGTAACCAAAAGTATTTTGATCACGAAGAGATTGAACAGCTCAAGGAGTTTGCCACAACCTTTGGAGCTGAACCATGGGTAGCAATCAAGTTTTTAACCAAAAAAGATTGGCTTTTTCTTACACTTGAAGATCTCCAACCAACCGGAAAACATTATGTTGCTTCTCTTGAGCTTGCCGAACGGAGAGGATTACTGCTTGAGGAAGTTGTTGAGCGGTCTCAACCAGCATCATTTTGAATTATTAAAATACTTTAATAGCATCTTCAATATGGGCGAGATAAGATACAAAAGGCGGTTTTCTACGATATGTTCCTTAAGACATAGTCACCATCTTTTTCATAAAAAATTGCTCCAAAAAATGGCTCGCCCGCTTCATACAGAGGTGGTTGACTTGCTTGATTAAGAATGCCTACGAGTTCTTCAGCAGCATCTTCATTTGTTTTGCTAGGATAGGTTGCTTGGAGCATATAGTTCATGTTGTACTCTTGCTCAGCTTGTCGAGCAATACCAGTTAATATTTCATCGCCTCTTACGTTACCCATACATTCAGTTAAAGAAAGCTCTAACTCAGATGGTGTTCCAATCCCCCCACGAATCTTTTGCAACTCATCTTCAATTTCTGTTTTTGAAGCCTTACAAGAGAAGAATCCATATGCTTTCCCAGGAGAACGTTCGTTTTCAGGTGTCATCCTAATTACGGTGTATTAACAAGTATATAAACCTTCCGTTTTGTAACTACTATGTTGGGACTAAACTTGGAGGGGGGAACCTATTTTTTCATTCTTCTTTCTGGCCATACATCAAATTAACCATGAGAGCTAAATATATATCTCGTGATTCTCCTTTTCCTTTCACCCTGCGGACAGCTCCAACAACAGCCTTTGCTGGAAGTTTTTGCTCTTCGAGCTTCAGCGTATTCCCTAGAGCGAGCGCTCTCAGAAAACGGCGAAAATAAGGCCAAGGCTTTGGTTGATTATATGCTCCAATTGCCTCTTCAAATGCAGCTGCTGCTACAATCGCACTTTCGAGATTGGTGTTTCCTTCTGCAAGTTCTTTTTCTAAATGTCTGTGGGCTCTAATAAGGTCTATTACCTGCGTTGTCAAGATTCTATGGGGAAACTGTCGTGCTCCTTCATTGTAGCCATATGCCTCTGCAGTAGTATGTTCTCCAATGGTTTCAT from Candidatus Woesearchaeota archaeon encodes the following:
- a CDS encoding Holliday junction resolvase — protein: MSLKQKGINAERDLIHKFWALGWACIRSAGSGSMRHPSPDILVGNVLRKLAIEAKVCGSNQKYFDHEEIEQLKEFATTFGAEPWVAIKFLTKKDWLFLTLEDLQPTGKHYVASLELAERRGLLLEEVVERSQPASF